Proteins encoded within one genomic window of Burkholderiaceae bacterium:
- a CDS encoding TldE protein, part of TldE/TldD proteolytic complex, with translation MKASTRASTSGRTSGDAASGFSYSRPYFEDLVDRALAHAKRLGASDAGAEASEGCGLTVSVRKGELENVERNRDKSLGVTVYVGRRRGNASTSDFSEAAIEQTVQAAYDIARFTADDPAAGLPDADDIAAEQPDLDLFHPWALGSEEASALALRCEAAALATDPRITNSEGASVSAQQSQFFSAHTHGFRGGYASSRHSLSVAPIASSPGQRQDMQRDAWYSSMRSPDELASPEAVGRYAAERALSRLKSRKIATTECPVLFESPLAAGLLGALVQAVSGGALYRRSSFLLDSLGKPVLAPHVDVQEDPFVRRGKGSAPFDDEGVRVAPRKVVDAGRLEGYFLSTYSARKLGMKTTGNAGGSHNLTMTSRLTAPGDDLDAMLAKLGTGLFVIELMGQGVNYVTGDYSRGASGFWVERGRIAYPVEEITIAGNLQGMLLGITAIGADRYNHGAKTVGSVLVNRMKVAGS, from the coding sequence ATGAAAGCATCCACGAGAGCATCCACTTCGGGCCGGACGTCGGGCGACGCCGCCAGCGGCTTCAGCTACAGCCGTCCCTATTTCGAAGACTTGGTCGATCGCGCGCTCGCCCATGCGAAACGGCTCGGCGCGAGCGATGCCGGCGCCGAGGCCTCCGAGGGCTGCGGCCTCACGGTGTCGGTGCGCAAGGGAGAGCTCGAGAACGTCGAGCGCAACCGTGACAAGTCGCTGGGCGTGACGGTTTACGTCGGCCGGCGCCGCGGCAACGCCAGCACCTCTGACTTTTCGGAGGCCGCGATCGAGCAGACCGTGCAGGCCGCGTACGACATCGCGCGCTTCACCGCCGACGACCCCGCCGCCGGCCTGCCCGACGCCGACGACATCGCCGCCGAGCAGCCGGACCTGGACCTGTTCCACCCCTGGGCGCTCGGCAGCGAAGAGGCCAGCGCGCTGGCGCTGCGCTGCGAAGCCGCTGCGCTCGCGACCGACCCGCGCATCACGAACAGTGAGGGCGCGAGCGTGTCGGCGCAGCAGTCGCAGTTCTTCAGCGCGCACACGCACGGCTTTCGCGGTGGCTACGCGAGCTCGCGCCACAGCCTTTCGGTCGCGCCGATTGCGTCGTCTCCGGGGCAGCGCCAGGACATGCAGCGCGACGCCTGGTACAGCTCGATGCGCTCGCCGGATGAGCTTGCGTCGCCGGAGGCGGTCGGCCGCTACGCCGCCGAACGGGCCTTGAGCCGTCTGAAGTCGCGCAAGATCGCGACCACCGAATGCCCGGTGCTGTTCGAGTCGCCGCTGGCCGCCGGGCTGCTCGGCGCGTTGGTGCAGGCGGTGAGCGGCGGCGCGCTGTACCGGCGCAGCAGCTTCCTGCTCGACTCGCTGGGCAAGCCGGTGCTGGCCCCGCATGTCGATGTGCAGGAAGACCCGTTCGTGCGCCGCGGCAAGGGCAGTGCGCCGTTCGACGACGAGGGGGTGCGGGTGGCGCCGCGCAAAGTGGTCGACGCAGGCCGGCTCGAAGGCTATTTTCTGAGTACCTATTCGGCGCGCAAGCTCGGCATGAAGACGACCGGCAACGCCGGCGGCTCGCACAACCTGACGATGACCTCGCGCCTGACCGCGCCCGGCGACGACCTGGACGCGATGCTCGCCAAGCTCGGCACCGGCCTGTTCGTGATCGAGCTGATGGGCCAGGGCGTCAACTACGTGACCGGCGACTATTCGCGTGGCGCGAGCGGCTTCTGGGTCGAGCGCGGGCGCATCGCGTACCCGGTGGAAGAGATCACGATCGCCGGCAATCTGCAGGGCATGCTGCTCGGCATCACCGCGATCGGCGCCGACCGCTACAACCACGGCGCGAAGACGGTCGGCTCGGTGCTGGTGAACCGGATGAAGGTCGCCGGGAGCTGA
- a CDS encoding dihydrofolate reductase-like protein — protein sequence MSRLRVQSFAISIDGFGAGTGQDLQNPLGVNGPELMEWFFHSRVWRSMHGQDGGETGVDNAAAVRGFENIGAWILGRNMFGPVRGPWPDESWRGWWGEEPPYHVPVFVLTHHARAPLRMAGGTEFRFVTDGIHSALTQARAAAGGRDVRLGGGVATVRQFLRARLIDEMHLAVRPVLLGRGEHLLQGIDLRALGYECVQQVAGERATHLFIAKRG from the coding sequence ATGTCCAGACTCCGGGTCCAGAGCTTTGCGATCTCGATCGACGGATTCGGCGCCGGAACCGGGCAGGATCTGCAGAACCCGCTCGGCGTGAACGGCCCGGAGCTGATGGAGTGGTTCTTCCACAGCCGCGTCTGGCGCAGCATGCACGGGCAGGACGGCGGCGAGACCGGCGTCGACAACGCGGCGGCGGTGCGCGGATTCGAGAACATCGGCGCCTGGATCCTCGGGCGCAACATGTTCGGCCCGGTGCGCGGGCCGTGGCCGGACGAGAGCTGGCGCGGCTGGTGGGGCGAAGAGCCGCCGTACCACGTGCCGGTGTTCGTGCTGACACACCATGCGCGCGCGCCGCTTCGCATGGCCGGCGGCACCGAGTTCCGCTTCGTCACCGACGGCATCCACTCGGCATTGACCCAGGCCCGCGCCGCGGCCGGCGGCCGTGATGTGCGCCTCGGCGGCGGCGTGGCCACGGTACGCCAGTTCCTGCGCGCGCGGCTCATCGACGAGATGCACCTCGCGGTGCGGCCAGTGTTGCTCGGCCGCGGCGAGCATCTGCTGCAGGGCATCGATCTGCGCGCACTCGGCTACGAATGCGTGCAGCAGGTCGCCGGCGAGCGCGCGACCCATTTGTTCATAGCGAAGCGCGGCTGA
- a CDS encoding Transamidase GatB domain protein, translated as MPLRDQITEDMKTAMRAKDSARLGTIRLLLAAIKQKEVDERVVVDDPAVIALLDKLIKQRRDSIAAFSQAGRTDLADKETAEIAVLEGYLPARLGADEIAAEVRAIVAELGAKGPGDMGRVMGAVKTRLAGRADMAQVSAAVKAALAQ; from the coding sequence ATGCCGCTGAGAGACCAGATCACCGAAGACATGAAGACCGCGATGCGCGCGAAGGACAGCGCGCGTCTCGGCACGATCCGGCTGCTGCTGGCGGCGATCAAGCAGAAGGAGGTCGACGAGCGCGTGGTCGTCGACGACCCGGCCGTGATCGCGCTCCTCGACAAGCTGATCAAGCAGCGGCGCGACTCGATCGCCGCGTTCAGCCAGGCCGGCCGCACCGATCTGGCCGACAAGGAGACGGCGGAGATCGCGGTGCTCGAGGGCTACCTGCCGGCACGGCTCGGTGCCGACGAGATCGCGGCCGAGGTGCGCGCGATCGTCGCCGAGCTGGGCGCGAAGGGCCCCGGCGACATGGGCCGCGTGATGGGTGCGGTCAAGACTCGACTCGCCGGCCGCGCCGATATGGCCCAGGTGTCGGCCGCGGTCAAGGCGGCACTGGCGCAATAG
- a CDS encoding SSU ribosomal protein S21p yields the protein MTAIRLKENEPFDVALRRFKRTIEKLGLLTELRAREFYEKPTSERKRKKAAAVKRNYKRIRSMQLPKKLY from the coding sequence ATGACCGCCATCCGTCTGAAAGAAAACGAGCCGTTCGACGTCGCCCTGCGCCGCTTCAAGCGCACCATCGAAAAACTCGGTCTGCTGACCGAGCTGCGTGCGCGCGAGTTCTACGAAAAGCCGACGTCCGAGCGCAAGCGCAAGAAGGCAGCCGCGGTCAAGCGCAACTACAAGCGCATTCGCTCGATGCAGCTTCCGAAGAAGCTGTACTGA
- a CDS encoding Transcriptional regulator, ArsR family gives MNTNQIAHIAALIGEAARTGMLIALGDGRALTAHELAQAGRVSPATASRHLALMVEAGLLVVESQGRHRYHRIASVEVARLLEGLMQLAARQVPAPRPVVVGPRDAALRRARTCYDHIAGRLGVAIAAHLLEQRAIAFDDEAGGRVTERAATVLEPLGLAAQAGLTQGPARRPLCRPCLDWSERRAHVAGRLGTLLCTHCLERGWLRRARESRALEITPRGTVALSGWLGPARWREIVEG, from the coding sequence ATGAACACGAACCAGATCGCGCATATCGCTGCGCTGATCGGCGAGGCGGCCCGTACCGGCATGCTGATCGCGCTGGGCGACGGGCGCGCATTGACCGCGCACGAGCTGGCCCAAGCCGGCCGCGTTTCGCCGGCGACCGCGAGCCGCCATCTGGCGCTGATGGTCGAGGCGGGGTTGCTGGTGGTCGAGAGTCAGGGGCGGCACCGCTACCACCGGATTGCGTCGGTCGAGGTCGCGCGCCTGCTCGAAGGGCTGATGCAACTGGCCGCGCGGCAGGTGCCCGCGCCGCGGCCGGTGGTCGTCGGCCCGCGCGATGCCGCGCTGCGCCGGGCGCGCACCTGCTACGACCACATCGCCGGGCGCCTGGGGGTCGCGATCGCCGCGCACCTGCTGGAGCAGCGCGCGATCGCGTTCGACGACGAGGCCGGCGGCCGGGTAACCGAGCGCGCCGCCACGGTGCTGGAGCCGCTCGGTCTGGCGGCGCAGGCGGGATTGACGCAGGGTCCGGCGCGGCGTCCGCTGTGCCGGCCCTGCCTGGACTGGAGCGAGCGGCGTGCCCATGTCGCGGGGCGGCTGGGCACGCTGTTGTGCACGCACTGCCTGGAGCGCGGCTGGCTGCGCCGTGCTCGCGAATCGCGCGCGCTCGAGATCACGCCGCGCGGCACGGTGGCACTGTCCGGCTGGCTCGGGCCGGCGCGCTGGCGCGAGATCGTCGAAGGCTGA
- a CDS encoding cytosolic long-chain acyl-CoA thioester hydrolase family protein has translation MTVLMSPEMANFSGNVHGGAVLRLLDQVAYACASRYSGRYVVTLSVDQVNFLQPIHVGELVTFLASVNYTGRSSLEVGIKVIAESIRTQVLRHVNSCFFTMVAMDDDGRPTAVPQLSPATPDERRRWEAALLRRELRREQAQRAEAIRLAAAAAAP, from the coding sequence ATGACCGTGCTGATGTCGCCCGAGATGGCGAACTTCTCCGGCAACGTGCACGGCGGCGCGGTGCTGCGCCTGCTCGATCAGGTGGCCTACGCCTGCGCGAGCCGCTATTCGGGCCGCTACGTGGTCACGCTCAGCGTCGACCAGGTGAACTTCCTGCAGCCTATCCACGTCGGCGAACTGGTCACCTTCCTCGCCAGCGTCAACTACACCGGGCGCTCGTCGCTCGAGGTCGGGATCAAGGTGATTGCCGAGAGCATCCGCACGCAGGTGCTGCGGCATGTGAACAGCTGCTTCTTCACGATGGTGGCGATGGACGACGACGGCCGGCCGACCGCGGTGCCGCAGCTGTCGCCGGCGACGCCCGACGAGCGGCGCCGCTGGGAGGCCGCGCTGCTGCGCCGGGAACTGCGGCGCGAGCAGGCGCAGCGTGCCGAGGCGATCCGCCTGGCCGCGGCAGCGGCGGCGCCGTAG
- a CDS encoding Uroporphyrinogen-III methyltransferase, whose product MNTTPKQAAAAGRVTLVGAGPGDPELLTLKAVRAIAAATVLLVDDLVSDEVLAHARPGARIIQVGKRGGCRSTPQAFIERLMILAAREGETVVRLKGGDPFIFGRGGEEVERLRAAGVEVSVVNGITAGLAAVTALGVPLTHREHAHGVLFVTGHAQHDGAAIDWRQLAATARDARLTLVIYMGMRGAARLQRELLQGLPADTPAAVIQHASLARQRHALTTLGELQRTIEREHLASPSVIVIGDVLRGIAAIAGEAREPVTDAAQRANA is encoded by the coding sequence ATGAACACGACGCCCAAGCAAGCTGCGGCCGCCGGCCGCGTCACGCTGGTCGGCGCGGGACCGGGCGACCCGGAGTTGCTGACGCTCAAGGCCGTGCGCGCGATCGCCGCGGCGACCGTGCTGCTGGTCGACGATCTGGTCAGCGACGAGGTGCTGGCCCATGCCCGTCCCGGCGCTCGCATCATCCAGGTCGGCAAGCGCGGCGGCTGCAGGAGCACGCCGCAGGCGTTCATCGAGCGGCTGATGATCCTGGCCGCGCGCGAAGGCGAGACGGTGGTGCGCTTGAAGGGCGGCGACCCGTTCATCTTCGGTCGCGGCGGCGAGGAGGTCGAGCGGCTGCGCGCCGCCGGCGTCGAGGTCTCGGTGGTGAACGGCATCACCGCGGGCCTCGCGGCCGTCACCGCGCTCGGCGTGCCGCTGACGCACCGCGAGCATGCGCACGGCGTGCTGTTCGTCACCGGGCATGCGCAGCATGATGGCGCTGCGATCGACTGGCGCCAGCTCGCAGCGACTGCACGCGATGCCCGGCTCACGCTGGTGATCTACATGGGCATGCGCGGCGCCGCGCGCCTCCAGCGCGAACTGCTGCAGGGCCTGCCGGCCGACACGCCGGCCGCGGTGATCCAGCACGCCAGCTTGGCCCGGCAGCGCCACGCGCTGACCACGCTCGGCGAACTGCAGCGCACGATAGAGCGCGAGCATCTGGCCAGCCCGTCGGTGATCGTGATCGGCGATGTGCTGCGCGGCATCGCGGCGATCGCCGGCGAAGCGCGTGAACCTGTGACGGACGCGGCGCAGCGCGCGAACGCGTGA
- a CDS encoding Anthranilate phosphoribosyltransferase-like protein: MAIAHYLREIGRGRDGARALDRAQAADLFGLILDGHASDLEVGAFCVAMRIKGETPGEMAGFLDATEARLARLPASDRPVVVLPSYNGARRLALLTPLLALLLAREGLPVLIHGMATEERRVYTTKVLDALDVPERHAIEPIAPGELAFVPTRLLCAGLARLLEVRRVIGLRNPAHSLVKQMNPCEGRCLIVASYTHPDYAAAMGAVFELTQANALLLRGTEGEPVADPRRLPQMTAFRSGRRMLLQEKQSGPSAAPAAPPLLPAADDVAGTAAYTRAVLAGREPVPAPIARQLALILQLTEAR; encoded by the coding sequence ATGGCGATCGCGCATTACCTGAGGGAAATCGGCCGCGGCCGGGACGGCGCGCGCGCGCTCGACCGCGCGCAGGCCGCCGACCTGTTCGGCCTGATCCTGGACGGCCATGCGAGTGATCTCGAGGTCGGCGCGTTCTGCGTCGCGATGCGGATCAAGGGCGAGACGCCGGGCGAGATGGCCGGCTTCCTCGACGCGACCGAAGCGCGGCTCGCGCGACTGCCGGCATCGGACCGGCCGGTCGTCGTGCTGCCCAGCTACAACGGCGCGCGCCGGCTCGCGCTGCTGACGCCGCTGCTCGCCTTGTTGCTGGCGCGCGAAGGGCTGCCGGTGCTGATCCACGGCATGGCCACCGAGGAGCGCCGCGTCTATACGACAAAAGTGCTTGACGCCCTGGACGTACCTGAACGACATGCTATCGAACCAATAGCGCCCGGCGAACTTGCGTTCGTTCCCACGCGGCTGCTTTGCGCCGGCCTCGCGCGGCTGCTCGAGGTGCGGCGCGTGATCGGGCTGCGCAACCCGGCGCACAGCCTGGTCAAGCAGATGAACCCCTGCGAAGGCCGCTGCCTGATCGTCGCAAGCTACACGCACCCCGATTACGCGGCAGCGATGGGCGCGGTGTTCGAACTGACGCAGGCCAACGCGCTGCTGCTGCGCGGCACCGAGGGCGAACCGGTGGCCGATCCGCGCCGGCTGCCGCAAATGACGGCGTTCCGGTCCGGCCGGCGGATGCTGCTGCAAGAGAAGCAGAGCGGCCCCTCGGCAGCACCGGCCGCGCCGCCGCTGCTGCCCGCGGCCGACGACGTCGCCGGCACCGCCGCCTACACGCGCGCGGTGCTGGCAGGCCGCGAACCGGTGCCGGCGCCGATCGCGCGCCAGCTAGCACTCATTCTTCAGTTGACGGAGGCACGATGA
- a CDS encoding Assimilatory nitrate reductase large subunit yields MTETRSTCPYCGVGCGVVIESDGERIVGVRGDPEHPANFGRLCSKGATLHLTVDPAVTRQVRLLAPMQRPRRGDAPQPLSWEAALNIAARRFAREIAEHGPDSIGFYLSGQLLTEDYYVFNKLARGLIGTNNVDSNSRLCMSSAVAAYRQTLGADAPPACYDDIAHAQCLFIAGSNTAWAHPVLFRRIEDARAANPRLRIVVVDPRCTDTAASAHLHLAIQPGTDVMLFHGMLQLMVREGWIARDWIAAHTGGWDALEALLAEHAPERAAQVCGIALADLHAAARLFAGVDAGGGATLSLYCQGLNQSTSGTAKNAALINLHLATGQIGRPGAGPLSLTGQPNAMGGREVGAMATLLGGHRNPADPRHRAEVAALWGVPELPATPGRTAVEMFQAAADGEIRALWIVCTNPAQSMPDQALVRRALERAEFVVVQEAFATTATCAFADLLLPATSWGEKTGTVTNSERRISRVRAAVTAPGQARHDWAIAVDFAHRLAPQLPERLPALSPAHLPARDLFPYPAADFDAAVEAIWNEHRESTRGRDLDITGLSYARLDDYGPQQWPLPQGAAVGTARLYEDGVFPTPDGRARFAAVRYLPVAEPCDARFPIALTTGRLRDQWHGMSRTGTLGRLFGHAPEPALQLHPQDIARRSLAEGDLVHVTSRRGAILLPLQRDDTLAPGQAFVAMHWGEEAVGGRGSRGQRLAGVNALTSAAYCPTSKQPELKHAAVKILKAELPWSLLAMAWIDSDKLLAVREQLKHLFPAFAFASCVPFGSSRGGLLFRAAGYEAADAKLLAAIEALLQLGGPDVLRYADGRRGQRRAARLTRVAGEPRLAAFLLAGDIEAERWLRPLLQDELPAPTDGRLLLAPGARAPAVPASRGRQVCSCRDVGFDAIRGHLAATAGSEDARLASLQAALKCGTECGSCVPELRGLIRAVPAPTAGMSS; encoded by the coding sequence ATGACCGAAACCCGATCCACCTGCCCCTACTGCGGCGTCGGCTGCGGCGTGGTCATCGAATCGGACGGCGAACGCATCGTCGGCGTGCGCGGCGACCCGGAGCACCCGGCCAACTTCGGGCGGCTCTGCAGCAAAGGCGCGACGCTGCATCTGACGGTGGATCCGGCGGTGACGCGGCAGGTCCGGCTGCTCGCGCCGATGCAGCGGCCACGCCGCGGCGACGCGCCGCAGCCGCTCTCTTGGGAAGCGGCGTTGAATATTGCCGCCCGGCGCTTCGCGCGGGAGATCGCCGAACACGGCCCGGATTCGATAGGCTTCTACCTGTCGGGCCAGCTGCTGACCGAGGACTACTACGTCTTCAACAAGCTCGCGCGTGGCCTGATCGGCACCAACAACGTCGACAGCAATTCGCGCCTGTGCATGAGCAGCGCGGTCGCCGCGTACCGGCAAACGCTGGGCGCCGACGCGCCGCCGGCCTGCTACGACGACATAGCCCACGCGCAGTGCCTGTTCATCGCCGGCAGCAACACGGCCTGGGCGCACCCGGTGCTGTTCCGGCGCATCGAGGACGCGCGCGCGGCGAACCCACGGCTCCGCATCGTCGTGGTCGACCCGCGCTGCACCGACACCGCGGCCAGCGCCCATCTTCATCTGGCGATCCAGCCCGGCACCGACGTGATGCTGTTTCACGGCATGCTGCAGCTGATGGTGCGCGAAGGCTGGATAGCCCGCGACTGGATCGCCGCGCACACCGGGGGCTGGGACGCGCTCGAGGCGCTGCTGGCGGAGCACGCGCCCGAGCGCGCAGCGCAGGTCTGCGGCATTGCGCTCGCCGACCTGCACGCGGCGGCGCGGCTGTTCGCCGGGGTCGATGCAGGCGGCGGCGCGACGCTCAGCCTGTACTGCCAGGGCCTGAACCAGTCGACCAGCGGCACGGCGAAGAATGCGGCACTGATCAACCTGCATCTGGCGACCGGCCAGATCGGCCGGCCCGGCGCCGGGCCGCTGTCGCTCACCGGCCAGCCGAACGCGATGGGCGGGCGCGAGGTCGGCGCGATGGCGACCCTGCTCGGCGGCCACCGGAACCCGGCCGATCCGCGCCACCGCGCCGAGGTCGCCGCGCTGTGGGGCGTGCCGGAGCTGCCGGCGACGCCGGGCCGGACTGCAGTGGAGATGTTCCAGGCAGCGGCCGACGGCGAAATTCGCGCGCTGTGGATCGTCTGCACGAACCCGGCGCAGTCGATGCCGGACCAGGCGCTGGTACGGCGCGCGCTGGAGCGCGCCGAATTCGTCGTCGTGCAGGAAGCGTTCGCGACCACCGCGACCTGCGCCTTCGCCGACCTGCTGCTGCCGGCGACCAGTTGGGGCGAGAAGACCGGCACCGTGACCAACAGCGAGCGCCGCATCAGCCGCGTGCGCGCCGCGGTAACCGCGCCCGGCCAGGCGCGGCACGACTGGGCGATCGCGGTCGACTTCGCGCACCGGCTCGCGCCGCAACTGCCCGAACGCTTGCCCGCGCTCTCGCCGGCGCACTTGCCCGCGCGCGATCTGTTCCCATACCCGGCGGCCGACTTTGATGCCGCGGTCGAGGCGATCTGGAACGAGCATCGCGAGTCGACACGCGGCCGCGACCTGGACATCACCGGCCTCAGTTATGCGCGGCTCGATGACTACGGTCCGCAGCAGTGGCCGCTACCGCAAGGCGCGGCAGTCGGCACGGCTCGCCTGTACGAAGATGGCGTCTTCCCCACGCCCGACGGCCGCGCCCGATTCGCCGCAGTACGCTACCTGCCCGTCGCCGAGCCCTGCGATGCGCGCTTTCCCATCGCACTGACGACCGGGCGGCTGCGCGACCAGTGGCACGGCATGAGCCGGACCGGCACGCTGGGACGGCTGTTCGGCCACGCGCCCGAGCCGGCGTTGCAGCTTCATCCGCAGGACATCGCGCGGCGCTCTCTCGCGGAGGGCGACCTCGTGCACGTGACCAGCCGGCGCGGCGCTATCCTGCTGCCGCTGCAACGGGACGACACGCTCGCGCCGGGACAGGCGTTCGTCGCGATGCACTGGGGCGAGGAGGCCGTCGGCGGACGCGGCAGCCGCGGCCAGCGGCTCGCCGGCGTGAACGCGCTGACCAGCGCGGCGTACTGCCCGACGTCGAAGCAGCCCGAACTCAAGCACGCGGCGGTCAAGATCCTGAAGGCCGAGCTGCCCTGGTCGCTGCTGGCCATGGCGTGGATCGACAGCGACAAGCTGCTCGCGGTGCGCGAGCAGTTGAAACATCTGTTTCCCGCGTTCGCGTTCGCCAGCTGCGTGCCGTTCGGGAGCAGCCGCGGCGGGCTGCTGTTTCGCGCGGCCGGCTACGAGGCGGCCGACGCGAAGCTGCTGGCCGCGATCGAAGCGCTGCTGCAACTAGGCGGCCCCGACGTGCTGCGCTATGCCGATGGCCGGCGCGGCCAGCGCCGCGCGGCACGGCTCACACGCGTGGCCGGCGAGCCGCGCCTAGCCGCGTTCCTGCTGGCCGGCGACATCGAAGCCGAACGTTGGCTGCGGCCGCTGCTGCAAGACGAACTTCCGGCACCAACCGACGGCCGGCTGCTGCTGGCGCCCGGGGCCCGCGCGCCGGCTGTGCCGGCGTCGCGCGGCCGGCAGGTGTGCAGTTGCCGCGACGTCGGCTTTGATGCGATCCGCGGCCACCTGGCTGCCACGGCCGGCAGCGAGGACGCACGCCTCGCATCGCTGCAGGCAGCACTGAAATGCGGCACCGAGTGCGGCTCCTGCGTGCCCGAACTGCGCGGGCTGATCCGCGCGGTGCCGGCGCCCACAGCCGGCATGAGCTCATAA
- a CDS encoding Nitrite reductase [NAD(P)H] small subunit has protein sequence MRDWKTICTVDDIAPLGARRVARERGGDVALFRTAEGEVFALLDRCPHRGGPLSQGIVFGTSVACPLHGRVIGLHDGCAKAPDEGCTPSFSVKVEAGRVLLDAQELATLGVDRAGDG, from the coding sequence ATGCGTGACTGGAAGACGATCTGCACCGTCGACGACATCGCGCCGCTGGGCGCGCGCCGCGTCGCGCGCGAACGCGGCGGCGACGTCGCGCTGTTCCGCACCGCAGAGGGCGAAGTGTTCGCGCTGCTGGACCGCTGCCCGCACCGCGGCGGCCCGCTGTCGCAGGGCATCGTGTTCGGCACGAGCGTGGCCTGCCCGCTGCACGGCCGCGTGATCGGCCTCCATGATGGCTGCGCGAAGGCGCCGGACGAGGGATGCACCCCCAGCTTCTCGGTCAAGGTCGAGGCCGGCCGCGTGCTGCTCGACGCGCAGGAACTCGCGACGCTCGGCGTCGATCGCGCCGGCGATGGTTGA